One segment of Daphnia magna isolate NIES linkage group LG2, ASM2063170v1.1, whole genome shotgun sequence DNA contains the following:
- the LOC123470279 gene encoding uncharacterized protein LOC123470279 isoform X1 — MAEGNTSLTGKFCSRIPRLQRSVSFHGKEYKSATSNEATEEELTEALDDLRSLSSVSSVASCAVSSRAYRKAVESAFEIQKTNSPRFTLHCSTPPSNGFPGEYLTPTQRANRTIRQLKSLLKESKTDSNYKDFEIQRLTRELVLLRLEHAQCGKNTVRGEKEPENTLPLATPSLADSGHFDDLSYQANQLKDSLVEKDVDSLASGSWSMEKSRIANFHGEKIEDLLRRHANEIQQVRNRFTDRLELALTQLSDSNTRYANLLTSHDLSRQELERSSKEQLRLRQKIESLEHKLAQLQMDMEERETMEYETREKELSQIENLSGELACKNQIILDLQSKLERLCVAADEARTGTQNLQAVASTLEQQQVDLESSSSRSCANVDDKSRINNANHPSPDPSIILKFLRSAIFYLLTDNENGSEHLRAIQSILEFSPEERCAVERIGRLGYL, encoded by the exons ATGGCAGAAGGTAATACGTCACTGACGGGGAAATTTTGTAGCCGCATTCCTCGGTTGCAACGATCTGTATCCTTCCATGGTAAGGAATATAAATCCGCCACAAGTAATGAGGCAACGGAAGAGGAGTTGACAGAAGCTCTAGACGATCTCCGCTCTTTGAGCAGCGTTTCCAGTGTTGCGTCGTGTGCAGTGTCTAGTAGGGCATACCGGAAAGCTGTCGAATCTGCCTTCGAAATTCAGAAAACAAATTCTCCAAGATTTACGTTGCACTGCTCTACTCCACCAAGTAATGGCTTCCCGGGTGAATATTTAACACCTACCCAAAGGGCTAACAGAACCATTCGACAACTCAA GTCATTATTGAAGGAATCAAAGACAGACAGCAATTACAAAGATTTTGAGATACAACGCCTGACACGCGAGCTTGTACTTTTACGCCTGGAACATGCTCAGTGTGGAAAAAACACAGTCAGAGGGGAAAAGGAACCTGAAAATACTTTACCCTTGGCGACGCCCTCTCTAGCCGATTCAGGTCATTTCGATGATCTGTCGTACCAAGCAAACCAGTTAAAGGATTCTTTAGTAGAAAAAGATGTTGATTCGCTAGCCTCTGGTAGTTGGAGCATGGAGAAAAGCCGGATTGCTAACTTTCATGGAGAAAAAATTGAGGATTTGCTAAGACGGCATGCCAACGAG ATACAGCAAGTGAGAAATCGATTTACAGATCGGCTTGAGTTAGCTTTAACCCAACTCAGTGATTCGAATACGCGTTACGCAAATCTGTTAACCAGCCATGATTTAAGTCGACAAGAGCTAGAGCGAAGCTCGAAGGAACAGCTTCGATTGCGTCAGAAAATCGAATCACTTGAGCATAAACTTGCGCAGCTTCAGATGGATATGGAAGAACGCGAAACGATG GAATATGAAACGCGAGAAAAGGAATTATCTCAAATTGAAAACCTTTCTGGAGAGTTGGCATgtaaaaatcaaatcatctTGGATCTTCAATCGAAACTGGAACGTTTATGCGTTGCAGCTGACGAAGCTCGAACCGGGACCCAGAATTTACAAGCCGTAGCATCGACGTTAGAGCAGCAACAG GTGGATCTAGAAAGCTCTAGTTCCCGAAGTTGCGCGAATGTGGACGACAAATCCAGGATAAACAATGCCAACCATCCGTCTCCAGATCCTTCTATAATTCTTAAGTTTTTGCGTTCtgcaatattttatttattaacaGACAACGAAAATGGATCTGAGCATCTGCGAGCCATTCAAAGTA
- the LOC123469750 gene encoding type 2 phosphatidylinositol 4,5-bisphosphate 4-phosphatase-like, translated as MPSDERKPLVSHDYGGDLAANIAQEVDEVSPPYGSTNDTSSWTTGAAQLNGNPMVTCRVCQALIDISGKKDQHVVKCAECHEATVTNKNAPPGKKYVRCPCNCLLICKATSQRIACPRPSCKRIINLTTNPTNPSVPSVPGMCRVTCAHCHDTFLFNTLTNALARCPHCRRVSSVGPDFARKRATIFLVLSMVFIAVGVGVTWGTYHIAVSKGGMYVVYVGAFLIALILFIRSIYYWTMKVSVIEGPM; from the exons ATGCCGTCTGATGAGCGGAAACCTCTTGTTAGTCATGATTATGGTGGAGATCTGGCTGCTAATATTGCCCAAG AAGTTGATGAAGTTTCCCCACCTTATGGATCCACAAATGACACAAGCTCATGGACAACAGGAGCAGCACAGTTAAATGGAAACCCTATGGTTACTTGTAGAGTGTGCCAAGCTCTCATTGACATCTCTGGCAAAAAAGACCAGCATGTTGTTAAGTGTGCTGAATGTCATGAAGCAACAGTAA CCAATAAAAATGCCCCACCTGGGAAGAAATATGTGAGGTGTCCTTGCAACTGCCTCTTGATATGCAAAGCTACATCTCAACGAATTGCTTGCCCTAGACCTAGTTGCAAGAGGATCATCAATCTGACAACAAACCCTACTAACCCTTCAGTTCCATCTGTTCCTGGAATGTGTCGTGTCACATGTGCTCATTGTCATGACACTTTTCTG TTCAACACCCTGACAAATGCTTTAGCCAGATGCCCTCATTGCAGAAGAGT ATCATCTGTTGGGCCGGATTTTGCCAGGAAGAGGGCAACTATTTTCTTGGTTTTAAGCATGGTTTTTATCGCCGTTGGTGTTGGAGTAACG tGGGGTACTTATCATATAGCGGTTTCCAAAGGAGGAATGTACGTGGTATACGTGg GTGCATTTCTCATTGCCTTGATCTTATTTATTCGAAGCATCTACTATTGGACGATGAAAGTCAGTGTGATAGAAGGTCCAATGTAG
- the LOC123470279 gene encoding uncharacterized protein LOC123470279 isoform X2 codes for MAEGNTSLTGKFCSRIPRLQRSVSFHGKEYKSATSNEATEEELTEALDDLRSLSSVSSVASCAVSSRAYRKAVESAFEIQKTNSPRFTLHCSTPPSNGFPGEYLTPTQRANRTIRQLKSLLKESKTDSNYKDFEIQRLTRELVLLRLEHAQCGKNTVRGEKEPENTLPLATPSLADSGHFDDLSYQANQLKDSLVEKDVDSLASGSWSMEKSRIANFHGEKIEDLLRRHANEIQQVRNRFTDRLELALTQLSDSNTRYANLLTSHDLSRQELERSSKEQLRLRQKIESLEHKLAQLQMDMEERETMEYETREKELSQIENLSGELACKNQIILDLQSKLERLCVAADEARTGTQNLQAVASTLEQQQVIFNSSRAWISGNEAITLWLCLHKQTRRVV; via the exons ATGGCAGAAGGTAATACGTCACTGACGGGGAAATTTTGTAGCCGCATTCCTCGGTTGCAACGATCTGTATCCTTCCATGGTAAGGAATATAAATCCGCCACAAGTAATGAGGCAACGGAAGAGGAGTTGACAGAAGCTCTAGACGATCTCCGCTCTTTGAGCAGCGTTTCCAGTGTTGCGTCGTGTGCAGTGTCTAGTAGGGCATACCGGAAAGCTGTCGAATCTGCCTTCGAAATTCAGAAAACAAATTCTCCAAGATTTACGTTGCACTGCTCTACTCCACCAAGTAATGGCTTCCCGGGTGAATATTTAACACCTACCCAAAGGGCTAACAGAACCATTCGACAACTCAA GTCATTATTGAAGGAATCAAAGACAGACAGCAATTACAAAGATTTTGAGATACAACGCCTGACACGCGAGCTTGTACTTTTACGCCTGGAACATGCTCAGTGTGGAAAAAACACAGTCAGAGGGGAAAAGGAACCTGAAAATACTTTACCCTTGGCGACGCCCTCTCTAGCCGATTCAGGTCATTTCGATGATCTGTCGTACCAAGCAAACCAGTTAAAGGATTCTTTAGTAGAAAAAGATGTTGATTCGCTAGCCTCTGGTAGTTGGAGCATGGAGAAAAGCCGGATTGCTAACTTTCATGGAGAAAAAATTGAGGATTTGCTAAGACGGCATGCCAACGAG ATACAGCAAGTGAGAAATCGATTTACAGATCGGCTTGAGTTAGCTTTAACCCAACTCAGTGATTCGAATACGCGTTACGCAAATCTGTTAACCAGCCATGATTTAAGTCGACAAGAGCTAGAGCGAAGCTCGAAGGAACAGCTTCGATTGCGTCAGAAAATCGAATCACTTGAGCATAAACTTGCGCAGCTTCAGATGGATATGGAAGAACGCGAAACGATG GAATATGAAACGCGAGAAAAGGAATTATCTCAAATTGAAAACCTTTCTGGAGAGTTGGCATgtaaaaatcaaatcatctTGGATCTTCAATCGAAACTGGAACGTTTATGCGTTGCAGCTGACGAAGCTCGAACCGGGACCCAGAATTTACAAGCCGTAGCATCGACGTTAGAGCAGCAACAG gttatttttaattcttcaaGGGCTTGGATATCGGGAAACGAAGCTATTACTCTCTGGCTCTGCCTTCACAAGCAAACCCGGAGGGTGGTTTAA